The nucleotide sequence GTCCCCGTCGGCAACGTCACCATTGGCGGCGGGGCACCGGTGGTTGTCCAATCGATGATCAATGAAGACACCCTCGATATCGAGGGATCGGTCAGTGGAATTCGGCGTTTGCACGAAATCGGCTGTGAAATTGTGCGGGTCACCGTCCCCAGCATGGCCCATGCCAAAGCCCTCGCCACCATTCGCGAGAAGTTAGAGACCACTTATCAGCCTGTGCCCCTCGTGGCTGACGTCCATCACAACGGCATGAAAATTGCGCTGGAAGTCGCCAAGCATGTCGACAAAGTCCGTATCAATCCCGGTCTGTATGTCTTCGAAAAGCCCCAAGCCGGACGCACCGAATACTCTCCTGCCGAGTTTCAAGAAATCGGCGAAAAAATTCGCGAAACTCTAGAGCCCTTGGTCGTTTCCCTGCGAGACCAGGGAAAGTCTATGCGCATCGGTGTCAACCACGGCTCCCTGGCCGAGCGCATGCTCTTTACCTATGGCGATACCCCTGAAGGCATGGTGGAATCTGCCCTCGAATTCATCCACATTTGCGAATCTTTAGATTTCCGCAATTTGGTGATCTCCCTCAAAGCCTCCCGAGTGCCCGTGATGCTGGCCGCTTATCGGCTCATGGTCAAGCGTATGAACGAACTGGGCATGGACTATCCATTGCATTTGGGCGTCACCGAAGCCGGTGATGGCGAATATGGTCGCATTAAATCGACTGCGGGCATTGGTACCCTGCTGGCCGAAGGCATCGGCGATACCATTCGCGTCTCCCTGACCGAAGCGCCAGAGAAAGAGATCCCGGTCTGCTACAGCATTCTCCAAGCCCTGGGTCTGCGCAAAACCATGGTGGAATATGTAGCTTGCCCCTCCTGTGGCCGCACCTTGTTCAACCTTGAGGAAGTGCTGCACGAAGTCCGCGAAGCCACCAAGCACCTGACCGGGTTGGATATTGCCGTCATGGGCTGTATCGTCAACGGTCCCGGCGAAATGGCCGATGCCGACTACGGCTATGTGGGCAAAACCCCTGGCTACATTTCGCTATATCGCGGCCGCGAAGAAATCAAAAAAGTTCCTGAAGATCAGGGGGTAGCCGAGTTAATCAACCTCATCAAGTCAGATGGCCGTTGGGTTGATCCTTAAACGTTGGCTGGGCTGATTTTTGTCAATTTATATCGATATTGACGGTTGCCCGATCGCCTGCACCTGCGATCGGATACTCTTTCTGGCACACTCACTCAGAAAGCTCTCAGGTGAGCTCGTTATCATGGCTGTAACTGGATGAGGGAACCACCCCAACACCCAGGATTGCTTGTGTTAGATTGAGCATAATTGCCAACGGAAATTAGATATATGGCGATCGCAAAGCGAGGATTGGTTTTAGGCGCAACAGCCGTAGCTGCTGCTGGAGTCATCGTTACGGGTGCTGGTCTGCACTTGTCTCAAAGCAAAGCTTTTTTTGAGGAAAGCCCCAAAGAAGTTATTGATGAAGTTTGGCAGCTAATTGACAACACCTACGTCGATGCGACGTTTAACCAAACTGACTGGGAAGCGGTGCGGACTGACTATCTCAGCCGCGACTATAGCTCGCCAGAGGCAGCCTATGATGCTGTGCGCGAGATGCTGGAACTGTTGGAAGATCCCTACACCCGCTTCATGGATCCCGACGAGTTCCGCAATATGCAGATCGACACCTCTGGTGAACTCACCGGGGTC is from Leptolyngbya iicbica LK and encodes:
- the ispG gene encoding (E)-4-hydroxy-3-methylbut-2-enyl-diphosphate synthase — translated: MQTLPSPPASTPVDTAFDTTIHRRQTRPVPVGNVTIGGGAPVVVQSMINEDTLDIEGSVSGIRRLHEIGCEIVRVTVPSMAHAKALATIREKLETTYQPVPLVADVHHNGMKIALEVAKHVDKVRINPGLYVFEKPQAGRTEYSPAEFQEIGEKIRETLEPLVVSLRDQGKSMRIGVNHGSLAERMLFTYGDTPEGMVESALEFIHICESLDFRNLVISLKASRVPVMLAAYRLMVKRMNELGMDYPLHLGVTEAGDGEYGRIKSTAGIGTLLAEGIGDTIRVSLTEAPEKEIPVCYSILQALGLRKTMVEYVACPSCGRTLFNLEEVLHEVREATKHLTGLDIAVMGCIVNGPGEMADADYGYVGKTPGYISLYRGREEIKKVPEDQGVAELINLIKSDGRWVDP